GCTTGGGTTTCCCTTCTTCACCCACTGTACTGCTGCCAATGTGACGGATGATGTGGGACTCGTTGAAATGCTGACGCTCAACATCGATTATTTCAAGGCAAAGCCCGTCAATATTCCCAAAATTACGATTCTGCTAGACCACGGGTATCACGTTGACTATTTGACCCATGAGCTTGAGCAGGTGTATCCACAGATCATGACGAAAATCCGATTTGAGTTGTCAACCAAGCCCTCGAAGCAAGAGAAGGTAGAACAAGGAAAATCTGGATTTGTTCCAGCGATTGCCAGGTGGGTGATTGAGCGGTCGAATGCTTGGATGGAGCGGTGTAAGATTCTGGTCAAGAACTTTGAGCGGACGCTTGCGAATGCCACGACAAAAATCAACCTTTGCTTCATTCGGCTAATGATTAAGCGGCTTGCAGCCTCTCCCTAAGATCTCAAATGGGTTCTATATTAGACAGCATTGATTCGGACTATGTATAATAACCCTGATTTTCAGAATTAGCCCGAATTCTTCAACGTTTCTGCGGTCTGGTTTCACCTCGAATTCTGCCTAAAATCTCAGAAACGGGA
The sequence above is a segment of the Trichocoleus sp. genome. Coding sequences within it:
- a CDS encoding IS5/IS1182 family transposase, with translation LGFPFFTHCTAANVTDDVGLVEMLTLNIDYFKAKPVNIPKITILLDHGYHVDYLTHELEQVYPQIMTKIRFELSTKPSKQEKVEQGKSGFVPAIARWVIERSNAWMERCKILVKNFERTLANATTKINLCFIRLMIKRLAASP